The Anolis sagrei isolate rAnoSag1 chromosome Y, rAnoSag1.mat, whole genome shotgun sequence genome contains a region encoding:
- the LOC137095501 gene encoding N-alpha-acetyltransferase 60, translated as MTEEVPPTALSEIYLRLLCHDDIDTVKQLCGDWFPIEYPDSWYRDITSNKKFFSLAATYRGTIVGMIVAEIKSRTKVHKEDGDILASGFPVDTQVAYILSLGVVKEFRKHGIGSLLLESLKEHISTTSQDHCKAIYLHVLTTNNTAINFYENRDFKQHHYLPYYYSIRGVLKDGFTYVLYINGGHPPWTIFDYLQHIGSTLASLSPCSIPQRIYRHAQGLLCSLLPWSGITAKSGIEYSRTM; from the exons ATGACCGAAGAGGTGCCTCCGACGGCACTCAGTGAGATCTACCTTCGCCTCCTGTGCCATGATGACATAgatactgtcaaacagctctgtgGCGACTGGTTCCCAATAGA GTACCCTGACTCATGGTACCGAGACATCACCTCCAACAAGAAGTTCTTTTCCCTGGCAGCCACCTATCGGGGCACGATTGTGGGGATGATAGTTGCTGAGATCAAGAGCCGGACAAAAGTACACAAAGAG GATGGTGACATTTTAGCCTCTGGTTTTCCAGTGGATACTCAGGTTGCTTATATTTTAAGTCTAGGAGTGGTAAAGGAATTCCGGAAACATGGCATAG GTTCCCTCTTACTTGAGAGCTTGAAAGAGCACATATCGACCACTTCCCAGGACCACTGCAAAGCCATCTACCTGCATGTCCTCACCACTAACAACACTGCGATAAACTTCTATGAAAACAGAGACTTTAAGCAGCACCACTACCTTCCCTATTACTATTCCATAAGAGGTGTTCTCAAAGATGGCTTCACCTATGTCCTGTACATCAATGGCGGGCaccctccctggacaatctt CGATTACCTCCAGCACATCGGTTCGACCCTGGCCAGTCTGAGTCCCTGCAGCATTCCCCAGAGGATCTACCGTCATGCCCAGGGCCTCCTCTGCAGCCTTCTGCCCTGGTCGGGCATTACGGCAAAGAGCGGCATCGAATACAGCCGGACCATGTGA
- the LOC137095502 gene encoding LOW QUALITY PROTEIN: forkhead box protein J1.2-like (The sequence of the model RefSeq protein was modified relative to this genomic sequence to represent the inferred CDS: inserted 1 base in 1 codon) produces MKGKGGGAWGPCFVACRHLLQSLPGEEEDTHLPQQELPRQAGREVSSAEGKGAAHGAPSSLLQLERKPKXGKMSLPISPMLWRKEPQRRRQRRRRPQRDLHPKPWRDTAVDDSLTSLQWLQEFSILTADPEKPTMSEGKGPPRRQQQQEAPEAPSSLPEGSPTSPGTGPPAFCGPHPPPQAPLDFRTDGRAKPPYSYATLICMAMRASKGSRLTLAAIYAWISENFAFYRLAEPSWQNSIRHNLSLNKCFQKVPRRKDEPGKGGFWQIHPQFAHLFADDGVFHRRHRMPALPSSGDPSNLAPKPPLVAPCPQARPPSPPEAPALARDLGWGAVLEPTKEAGSLEDLELAAALDSLAEEEDNHGQEEERGLAQALTLCPEVWGAEEEERATEQGSRWAFEVGACFSEGFLSGIQPWEG; encoded by the exons ATGAAAGGAAAGGGGGGTGGGGCATGGGGGCCATGCTTTGTTGCCTGTCGCCACCTCCTTCAGAGCCTTCCAGGCGAGGAGGAGGACACACACCTTCCTCAGCAAGAGCTACCCAGGCAGGCAGGGAGAGAGGTAAGCTCTGCAGAGGGGAA GGGGGCCGCTCACGGAGCCCCTTCCTCTTTGCTGCAGCTGGAGAGGAAGCCAA AGGGCAAGATGTCTCTGCCCATCTCCCCTATGCTCTGGAGGAAAGAGCCTCAACGGAGGAGACAGAGGAGGCGGAGGCCACAACGAGACCTGCACCCAAAGCCTTGGAGGGACACAGCAGTAGATGACAGCCTGACCAGCCTGCAATGGCTCCAGGAGTTCTCCATCCTGACGGCTGACCCAGAGAAACCCACCATGTCTGAGGGAAAGGGGCCCCCAAgacggcagcagcagcaggaggccCCTGAGGCTCCGTCCAGCCTTCCGGAAGGGTCCCCAACCTCCCCTGGGACAGGCCCCCCTGCCTTCTGTGGCCCTCATCCCCCTCCACAGGCCCCCCTGGACTTCCGGACAGACGGACGAGCCAAGCCCCCCTACTCTTATGCCACCCTCATCTGCATGGCCATGCGGGCCAGCAAGGGCTCCAGGCTCACCCTGGCCGCCATCTACGCCTGGATCTCTGAGAACTTTGCCTTCTATCGCCTGGCAGAGCCCAGCTGGCAG AACTCCATCCGCCACAACCTCTCCCTCAACAAGTGCTTCCAGAAGGTTCCGCGGAGGAAGGACGAGCCGGGCAAAGGGGGCTTCTGGCAGATCCACCCGCAGTTTGCCCACCTTTTTGCCGATGACGGGGTTTTCCATCGCAGGCACCGCATGCCGGCCCTGCCTTCGTCCGGCGACCCCTCGAACCTAGCGCCCAAGCCTCCCTTGGTGGCCCCTTGCCCTCAAGCCAGGCCCCCTTCCCCTCCGGAGGCCCCCGCTCTCGCCAGGGACCTTGGCTGGGGGGCTGTGTTGGAGCCCACCAAAGAGGCAGGCAGCTTGGAGGACCTGGAGCTGGCCGCTGCCCTGGACTCACTGGCCGAAGAAGAGGACAACCACggccaagaagaagaaaggggccTGGCCCAAGCCTTGACTCTGTGTCCCGAAGTTTggggggcagaggaggaggagagggccacAGAGCAAGGGTCCCGGTGGGCTTTCGAGGTGGGCGCCTGCTTCTCCGAGGGGTTCCTTTCTGGGATCCAGCCCTGGGAAGGGTGA
- the INTS15 gene encoding integrator complex subunit 15 isoform X2, which translates to MGRSREKKGRLTRKGHGTEGGRGQACRIRTMSDIRHSLLRRDALSAAKEVLYHLDIYFSSQLQSVPLPIVDKGPIELLEEFVFQVPKERSGGGGGGSQTKRLSSLQELQLLEIMCNYFQEQSKDSVRQIIFSSLFSPQGNKADDSRMALLGKLVSMAIAICRVPVLECAASWLQRTPAVFCVRLAQALVEDYCSPVPGSIQTLRQIFSASPRFCCQFITAVTMLFDMSSDDLVPPPDLLEMVVSWIFEDPRLILITFLNTPIATGLPIGFLELTPLSGLIRWCVKAPLAYKRKKPSTSSALLNGKGLAKEAPEGSEKRDGQPLYSKLHLSVLQVLMMLQGHLSEKNLYGRLGLVPLDHVVSLVEDIGRLADELNPLNASKETELALDRLAQALQVAMASGALLWTREDLRTVCSRLPHNNLLQLVISGPVQQPAHTSLPPGFYPSIHTPPLGYPAHAALPTHPVQTFIPGMAFPYRPVR; encoded by the exons GATCAGGACCATGAGTGACATCCGGCACTCGCTGCTCCGCCGGGATGCCCTGAGCGCAGCCAAGGAGGTCCTCTACCACCTGGACATCTACTTCAGCAGCCAACTTCAGAGCGTCCCGCTGCCCATTGTGGACAAGGGCCCCATTGAGCTCCTGGAGGAATTCGTCTTCCAGGTCCCCAAGGAgcgcagcggcggcggcggaggaggcagCCAgaccaaa AGGCTGAGTTCACTGCAGGAGCTGCAGCTGCTGGAAATTATGTGCAACTATTTCCAGGAGCAGAGCAAGGACTCAGTACGGCAGATCATCTTCTCCTCGCTCTTCAGTCCACAAGGGAACAAGGCAGATGATAGCCGGATGGCCCTCTTAGGCAAGCTAGTCTCCATGGCGATCGCCATTTGCAGGGTACCTGTCTTGGAGTGTGCGGCTTCGTGGCTGCAG CGGACGCCAGCTGTCTTCTGTGTCCGACTGGCCCAGGCCTTGGTGGAGGACTACTGCAGCCCTGTGCCAGGCTCCATCCAGACCCTCAGGCAGATCTTCAGCGCCAGCCCCCGCTTCTGCTGCCAGTTCATAACAGCAGTCACCATGCTCTTCGACATGTCCTCAG ACGACCTTGTGCCGCCTCCAGACCTGTTGGAAATGGTAGTCTCATGGATCTTTGAGGACCCCCGCTTGATCCTTATCACCTTCCTGAACACCCCCATCGCAACCGGCCTCCCCATTGGGTTCCTGGAACTCACCCCGCTCAGTGGCCTGATCCGGTGGTGTGTGAAGGCCCCGCTGGCCTACAAGAGGAAGAAGCCCTCAACTTCCAGTGCCCTCCTCAATGGGAAAGGGTTGGCCAAGGAGGCGCCTGAGGGCTCCGAGAAGCGAGACGGCCAGCCCTTGTACTCCAAGCTGCACCTCAGCGTCCTGCAAGTGCTGATGATGCTGCAGGGACACCTGTCCGAAAAGAATCTCTATGGGCGCCTGGGGCTGGTGCCCTTGGACCATGTGGTGTCactggtggaggacattggccgCCTGGCAGATGAACTTAACCCCCTCAATGCCTCCAAGGAGACTGAGCTGGCCCTTGATCGGCTGGCCCAGGCCTTGCAGGTGGCCATGGCCTCCGGAGCCTTGCTCTGGACCAGAG AGGATCTGAGGACTGTGTGTTCCAGACTGCCACACAACAA CCTCCTGCAGCTGGTCATTTCGGGTCCAGTCCAACAACCGGCGCACACCTCTCTGCCACCCGGCTTTTACCCCTCCATCCACACCCCTCCGTTGGGATACCCCGCCCATGCTGCCCTTCCAACCCATCCGGTCCAGACGTTTATACCCGGCATGGCTTTCCCCTACCGGCCAGTCCGCTGA
- the INTS15 gene encoding integrator complex subunit 15 isoform X1: MSDIRHSLLRRDALSAAKEVLYHLDIYFSSQLQSVPLPIVDKGPIELLEEFVFQVPKERSGGGGGGSQTKRLSSLQELQLLEIMCNYFQEQSKDSVRQIIFSSLFSPQGNKADDSRMALLGKLVSMAIAICRVPVLECAASWLQRTPAVFCVRLAQALVEDYCSPVPGSIQTLRQIFSASPRFCCQFITAVTMLFDMSSDDLVPPPDLLEMVVSWIFEDPRLILITFLNTPIATGLPIGFLELTPLSGLIRWCVKAPLAYKRKKPSTSSALLNGKGLAKEAPEGSEKRDGQPLYSKLHLSVLQVLMMLQGHLSEKNLYGRLGLVPLDHVVSLVEDIGRLADELNPLNASKETELALDRLAQALQVAMASGALLWTREDLRTVCSRLPHNNLLQLVISGPVQQPAHTSLPPGFYPSIHTPPLGYPAHAALPTHPVQTFIPGMAFPYRPVR; encoded by the exons ATGAGTGACATCCGGCACTCGCTGCTCCGCCGGGATGCCCTGAGCGCAGCCAAGGAGGTCCTCTACCACCTGGACATCTACTTCAGCAGCCAACTTCAGAGCGTCCCGCTGCCCATTGTGGACAAGGGCCCCATTGAGCTCCTGGAGGAATTCGTCTTCCAGGTCCCCAAGGAgcgcagcggcggcggcggaggaggcagCCAgaccaaa AGGCTGAGTTCACTGCAGGAGCTGCAGCTGCTGGAAATTATGTGCAACTATTTCCAGGAGCAGAGCAAGGACTCAGTACGGCAGATCATCTTCTCCTCGCTCTTCAGTCCACAAGGGAACAAGGCAGATGATAGCCGGATGGCCCTCTTAGGCAAGCTAGTCTCCATGGCGATCGCCATTTGCAGGGTACCTGTCTTGGAGTGTGCGGCTTCGTGGCTGCAG CGGACGCCAGCTGTCTTCTGTGTCCGACTGGCCCAGGCCTTGGTGGAGGACTACTGCAGCCCTGTGCCAGGCTCCATCCAGACCCTCAGGCAGATCTTCAGCGCCAGCCCCCGCTTCTGCTGCCAGTTCATAACAGCAGTCACCATGCTCTTCGACATGTCCTCAG ACGACCTTGTGCCGCCTCCAGACCTGTTGGAAATGGTAGTCTCATGGATCTTTGAGGACCCCCGCTTGATCCTTATCACCTTCCTGAACACCCCCATCGCAACCGGCCTCCCCATTGGGTTCCTGGAACTCACCCCGCTCAGTGGCCTGATCCGGTGGTGTGTGAAGGCCCCGCTGGCCTACAAGAGGAAGAAGCCCTCAACTTCCAGTGCCCTCCTCAATGGGAAAGGGTTGGCCAAGGAGGCGCCTGAGGGCTCCGAGAAGCGAGACGGCCAGCCCTTGTACTCCAAGCTGCACCTCAGCGTCCTGCAAGTGCTGATGATGCTGCAGGGACACCTGTCCGAAAAGAATCTCTATGGGCGCCTGGGGCTGGTGCCCTTGGACCATGTGGTGTCactggtggaggacattggccgCCTGGCAGATGAACTTAACCCCCTCAATGCCTCCAAGGAGACTGAGCTGGCCCTTGATCGGCTGGCCCAGGCCTTGCAGGTGGCCATGGCCTCCGGAGCCTTGCTCTGGACCAGAG AGGATCTGAGGACTGTGTGTTCCAGACTGCCACACAACAA CCTCCTGCAGCTGGTCATTTCGGGTCCAGTCCAACAACCGGCGCACACCTCTCTGCCACCCGGCTTTTACCCCTCCATCCACACCCCTCCGTTGGGATACCCCGCCCATGCTGCCCTTCCAACCCATCCGGTCCAGACGTTTATACCCGGCATGGCTTTCCCCTACCGGCCAGTCCGCTGA